CAAAAATGGCGTCAGGTCAGGATTTCGGGTGCCGTAAACAATTGCAAACGGAGAAAAAAGTACCTCTTTTGCCGGACCGTAAAGCCCGGGTTTTTTAGAGGTGATCGAGCCTTTCCGGCATATTCCTGGATGCCAGCCATTTTTGTCCCGGTGCAGAGTGATATCTTTGCCGGAGATTGGTAAATCTAATTCCTGGCCATCGATTTTCACCCGGAGCCGGCTGCCGGCTATTTTCAGCTTTTTCTGATCAATCGTCAGCTGGGTAATGTTAACAGTGGAGATTTTCAGGGTTGAGTCGATCAGCGTTGCTTCGATGAATGCATCGCGGCCCACAACCGCCACCCGGTCGATTCTCACCCAGTAGGCTTTTCCTGAGTGATTGATATCAGCGGTCCGGAAACGGATGTACCTGGGAGTGTTCTGCCTTTTCCTGGTTTTCAGAAAAGTCATTAGTTGTCCGTCGTCTACGCAGACCGTGCCGTCAGGATAGTTCCACCAGTGTTTCACACCCGGAACTTCCTTATACACATATTCATATCCCAGACTTTTAAGCCAGAGTGCGAATGTCCGGCCATGAATTGGTGGCACGTTGTCATCCTCGCTGCCATGAAGGATGAACACCGGCAGGTTGCAGGCGTTTTCTAAAAATGCTGGTGTATTGTCCGGCCGGGCAGCCATTTCCCGAATTGCCAGTTTCGATGGTTCTGCAAAGATAATGCTACGCTGCAGGAAGTTGGGGACATAAAGCGGGAAAGAGGGCCAGCCGGCTGCCGGTGCAATTGCAGCAAAAAGATCAGGGTGGGTCAGTCCGATATGCCAGGTTCCGTGGCCGCCCATTGAATGGCCGGTAAGATAGATGCGGTCCGGATCAACCGGCAGCGAGTTGCAGGCCTCCTTCAGTACTTCAATTGCATCCAGCCTTCCCCAGTCCTGCCAGTCAAACCCGTATGGTCGGCGATTGGTCGGGCAGACGACAAATGCCCAGTCCTTGGGCTGGAAACATTCTGCCAGCCCGCTGGCCTCAACGCCTGCGCCGTGCAGGGAGAGTATTAATCCGTAATTTTGTGCCGGGTCGTAGTTTGAGGGATAGAGAATTGCGTAGTACTGGCAGGAGGAGTCGATTCGGGAAACAAAAGTCCGTTTGTGCGGCTGGTTGATCCGTCGGGAGCGTAAAAGTGTTGTCTCGGAAAGTTCAAAATCTGCCCATTTCACAGTGAGTACTAATTTATAACCTGAGGTGTCGTAAGGCAGAGCCGGAATTCGGACAAAGATTGCCGGTTTTTTAACACCAAGAGCCGGAATGCGGTCAATAATTGTATCGGCGATCAGAAAGGTATCGATTTTCATTTTCAGTATTACATGATTAAACATTTCCGCGGTTGTATTGAGGAGCGGGATACCGAACCAAACGGTCAGTGCCGAGTCGGCGATCAGATCCGGAGCGGTGATATCCTGAGTTACTGGTATCAGCGGAGCGGGTACGGGTAGAAGCATAAATCGCACCTGCTGATCTCCATAGCCGGAGAGGCGCAGGATGACCCGGTTGATGCCGGAGTCGATGATCACCGGCGTCCGGAACCAGTTGTTACCATAGATATCTCCCAGATAAGTTTTTCCATTGAGCAGGAAGCTGCCGATTCTTGTGGCTGCTGCCAGCGCCCGTGCCTGTCGGGGAGAATAGAATTCAGCATAGGCGTAGCCGACGGCGACCAGACCGCTGATGCCATAATAATTCTGAATCGTATCCCACTGCACATCCGGATAATCGGTGCGGAACCAGCCATCGGCATCAGCGGTTACTTCACGCCAGATGGCAGTTCCCCCCAAGACCAGTCCGGATGGCAGGGATTCGCCGGCAACCGGTTTCAGCTGGGTCGGGTCGTCAATTACTTCCGTAATGCCTTCCCTTGTGCCCACTGAGAAGGGACCGCAGACCAGCCACCGGCTGATTTTAATTGTGTCAGCAATTGAGCCGGAAAGTTGATTGCCGACGGTCAAAACCAGGCAGAGGATCAGGCTGCCGATGGTCGTACTCACATTAAATGTTATCTGCCGGCATCCGGTCAGTCAATCAGGGCAGTGCCAATTTTGACCCTCTTTTTTTGCTCGTTATTATTATTCAATGTGGGGAAAATCAGCTTTTGAAAAAATCTGTCAAGAGATTGACCGTCTGGTACCGGCGATGATTGAAATGCAGAGCCGGTTGTGCGCTCTGCCGGCGATCAGTCCGAAGTCCGGGGGCGAAGGAGAAAAGGCACGGGCCGATTATTTCCGGGGTGTGCTGGAGTCGTGGGGACTGGCGGTTGAGGAGTTGCGGGCACCTGACCCGCTGGCACCCTGTGGCTATCGTCCGAACTTGATCGTCCGCCTTCCCCGGAAAAAATCCGGTCCGGTACTTTGGGTGATGACTCATCTGGATGTCGTTCCGCCCGGACCGCGCGAGTTATGGCAGTCTGACCCGTTTGTGGCGAGGGTTGAGGCAGACCGGATTTACGGTCGCGGTGTGGAGGATAATCAGCAGGAGATGGTAGCTTCAATTTTTGCCCTCCGGGCGCTGCTGAATCTCGGGCTTGTGCCCAGTCTGCCGGTGGCGCTGATGCTGGTAGCGGATGAGGAGACCGGTTCCGAGTTCGGGGTGGACTGGCTGCTGAAAAACTATCAGCTGTGCGCAGCGGATGATCTGGTAGTCGTTCCGGATGCGGGAAACGAGGACGGCACACTGCTGGAAATTGCCGAGAAGTCGATTCTCTGGCTGAAGTTCACAACCTACGGCAGGCAGGCACACGGTTCGACACCACATCACGGCAATAACGCCCATCGTGCTGGCGCCTATCTGTTAGTCCGGCTCGACCAAAAGCTGCACGAACATTTCAATGCCCGGGATGAACTTTTCTCTCCGCCTTATTCCACGATTGAGCCGACGAAAAAGGAAACCAATGTTCCCAATATCAATACGATTCCGGGAGAGGATGTTTTTTACTTTGATATGCGGATTCTGCCCTGTTATCCTCTGGAATCAGTGATGGCGAAGGTCAAGGAGGTGGTCAGTGGTATTGAGCAGGAATTCAAGGTCAGGATCAGAGTTGATGTTGAACAGCAGGCACAGGCGGCACCAGCAACTCCGCCGGATGCACCGGTTGTCCGGCTGCTTGCCGAAGCGGTGCGCACAGTTTACAAAAAAGAACCCTTTACTCGCGGTATCGGTGGCGGGACGGTGGCGGCGTTTTTCCGAAGGCAGGGGATTCCGGCAGTGGTCTGGGGCAGAAATGCCGGTCAGGCGCACAAACCCAATGAGTTCTGTCTGATTGAAAATATGGCTGGCAATGCCAAAGTTTATGCCTATCTGTATGGCAGCCAGGTATAGGGCATTCTGGACCTGATTGACTTTTCACAGATTTAAGTTAAGGTGGGGTAATGGAACTGCGTTCCCCTGAGGAACTCCGTCAGTTTGTTGATCTGGACCGGGCAGAGGTGGTCGATGATCGGGCAAAGGGCGGTGAAGTAATTCTGATTCCGCTGGTCAACCCTTTTGCGCCGATTCCGGCACTGAGTGCAGTGGCGGACAATCTCAGCTGGTTTATGGAGCAGGTTACGGGCCGTGGTTATCAGAAGGCGGAGGAGGTTTATGATGTCGGGTTTATTGTCCGGGAGCCGGGGCATCAGGCATTCGGATTGAAGGTGAATGCTGAAAGCGGCGTGGTAGTGATTTCCCGGGTTTCGATTCTTGAGGACGAAACTGTCTTCCGCCGATACGTAAACTATTTGCGTACGGGCGTTTTTCTGTAACTCTCAAATCCGAGCAGGAGAAATTCCAGCGCAAGCAGGATCCCTGCGAAGTAGAGCAGCGGTCCGGTCAGTTCACCTGCAGAGTAAAGGCGGGGAGGGTAAATTTTGATTCCATTTCGAATCAGCGGTTCGAGCGGTGCCGGCGTCAGATCACCCTCCTCCGGCAGCGGATTGACGGCAAATTCGTAATACTGTCCATTTTCCAGCCGGTAAATTCCCGGAAGCCGGGTGTCGATGATCTTTACCACCGGTTTTATACCTCCGGGTTCAGGGAAAACCGTTTTTTCGCCAGCGGGCGTGAGCAGCCGCAACGGTTCGGCGTTATCAACTGCAAGTAGCACAGTGTCCCCGGTCTGCCATTCATTTTGGCGGTTTCTGCCGGTGAGGTATTTCAATGTCTGATACAGCAGGGGCACAAATGCCGCCCGGTAAACCAGGTCGGTAGCCTCGGGAACAGGGGCGAATGTCCAGATGAGGAGATTTTTCTCGGGCAGCTCGATGACCAGCGGGTCCCGGCTGGCAAGCCGGATTAATGTTCTGCCACCTGTTATCCGGCTGTGATAATACACCCGCACAGCATTGAGGTCAACCGTTCGCAGACCTGAGAGCACCGGATGGGTGGTGTCAACTTCTGCCGGGGTGATAAAGCCGAGATGACTCACCTGCCCTTCATACCTCAGGGGCAGCGGGATACTGCCATTGGTTAATGAAGGTGCGCAAAGCAAAGCTGAACCGCCGGAATTGAGATAGAAATCCAGGCGTTCCCAGTCAGCCGGCCGGAGTGCGCCGGCATCTGCTATTATGATTGTCTGATATCGGGTAAGGTCGGTGCGTCTCAGTGCTGAAATATTGAGCAGGAGCGGTAGAAACTGCAGGGTGTCGGTGGCAAGCGCCAGCTGGAGATACTTTCCCTGGTTTTCCGCAGATACGAAAATCGGCACCGAAAGTCTGGAAGGGGTTGCAAGGGCAAAAAAACGCCGGTCGTCGAGCGTGAGAGAGTCGCTGGAGAGTTCGACGATGCCCGAATAATGATGGCGGAGGTCAGAGGGAAGGGAAAATTCAGCAAATACTGCGGAGCGAGCGGGGATGTTTACTACTTTTTCTTCCTGGTAGCCTTCCAGTTTCAACCGGACGGTTCTGATTACCGGTGTCCTCCCGTAATTGAAGATACGGATTCTGAGCTGACGGCGGTCATATGTAATCCCGGTTATTCCCGCATTGTCGAATCTGTTACTGCCGAGATTGATGATCTGGAGCTGACCTCCGGGAATGGGAATATTTTCCGGCACTGCCCGCGCCTGGAGGTCGGTGATGGTTATAACCGGCATCGGGGTCTGACGATACAGCCCGGCGGCTCTGCTCAGCGCCGGCTCCAGTGTCGGGGCAAGGGCAGAGGCAGAGAGCGTGTCCAGAAGAGCGAGCAGTGTATTTCTGCCGCTGATCACCGTGTCGGGCTGACTGCTGAGTATCAGCATGGGCCGGGAGGAGCTGTGAATGATGCGGCGTGCCGACTCCAGTGCCTGCTGCCAGCGATTGCCATATGCCATGCTGTAGGAATGGTCAAGGATGAGTAGCATGCGGTCCGAGCCGAGCCGGAACGGGAGTCTGCTTTCAAGCCGCGGGCGGCTCAGTGCCAGCGGTATCAGGAGCAGAAAAAGAGTCCGGAGGACAAGCAGCAGAATTTCCCGGAGCCGGAACCAGGACCACCTTTCCCGGCGCACGCTTTCCAGCAGCGCCAGCGAGGGAAAACCCCGGCGCTGGAGCCGCAGCCGGGTAAAAATGTGGATCAGAACCGGGATCAGGCCCAGCGGCAGGAGCAGGAGAAAAGATGGGTAGAGAAACTGCATCAGTGGAGACGGCGCCGGCGTTCAAGATAAGTGAAGAGCGCCTCTTCAAATGGTGTAGCAGTGCTCAGTGACTGATAATCGACCCGGGTTTCGGCGCAAGCGCGCCGGAAGTATTCACACCGGCGGTTGAACCGGTCCTGATACTGGTACTGAATCTGCCGGGGATCAACGGTGATTTCCTGTCCGGTTTCGAGGTCCCGGAGAAGAACCGGATTGCTGAAGCCAAGAGTTGCCTCATCGGGATGGAACAGGTGGAATACGAGCAGTTCATGTTTGCGGGCACGGAAGTGGCGCAGTGCGGCAACAACTGCAGTCGCATCGTCCCAGAGGTCGGAGATGAGAATCACCAGTCCCCGGCGCCGGATGCGTTCGGCAAGCTCATGAAGGGTTGTGCTGATATCGGTTTCCCCCCCAGGTTTCAGGTTTTCCAGCTCCCGGAAGAGTACCCGGAGATGGGCGCCGGTGGCACGGGGCGGGATGTAGCGATCGATCTTCCCCGAGAAGGTGACAAGTCCGGTTGAGTCCTTCTGCCGGTTGAGGAGCAGAGCAAGGCTGGCAGCCAGCCACCGGCCGTAATCCAGTTTGGTGTAACCTGTCGCCGGATAGTTCATTGAGGCGGAGGCATCCAGGACGAGATAGGCACGGAGGTTGGTCTCCTCCTCGTACTCGCGGACAAAGAACCGTCCGGTCCGGCCATAGACCCGCCAGTCGATCCGTTTGAGTTCATCGCCGGGCATATATTGACGATACTCGGCAAATTCTACTGAGAAACCCTTGTAAGGGGAGCGGTGCAGACCGCTGAGAAACCCTTCAACAACGAGCCGAGCCTTGAAATCAATTCCCTTGAGCCGGGCGATCAGTTCCGGTTTGAGCAGTGATGTCCCTGATGGTCTCATATAACAGTTTACCAGCATAACCGGTATGCTGTCAAATACCAGTCCGGATACTGTATTTCGCATTTATGGAAGAAAAAACTTGACAGCGGTCGGCAAAACTGTATTATAATAACGAGCAGCGACTGTGGCTTTGGGGTTCGGTTGCAGAGCTTATATTAAGCTTTAGATTCAGAATACCCGGATAGCAGGGGCTCAACAGTCAGAGGCTGCGACGCATCAGAAAATAAAGTGGTTTGTTTCCTGTTGCAGAAACAGCAGTAATTGCTAATTAAAAGGCAGAAACTGCCGGATGAGCAGGAGGAGGTCAGAATGGCAATGAGAGCCGAACTGGATAACGGCGTGCTGGTCCGACCGAGAACCGGACCGGCTGCCGGATTCATCTGGGACCCGGTCAAGATCGGTCCCAGTTTTGAGTGGCTTGACCACGACACGATCCGCGTGCTTGAGGGCGGGCTCGCGGGCAAAATCCTCGGCGTCCGGACCGAGCTGATGGCTAATAATGCCGCCTGCAGTCTTCAGGATCAGGGCCGGCTGATCGGAACGGTCTCAATTGAACGCAATCCGCCGGGCAAGGGAATTATCCTCTGGGATGCTCAGGTGCATCCTCAGTACCGGCGCAACGGGCTGGCAGCGATCATGACCTGGATCATCTTCCGGGAGCTTTTGCTCAATCAGACGGTAGCGACATTCAGAATCCGGATGGTCCGTTCGCTCAAGGCGGGCGCGAATGGGGTTGAACTGCAGAATGTCGGTATGGGGGTGATTGCAGTGCGTCTGGGATTCACGCCCGAGCTGAACCTGGAGCGGACGATTCGAGGGGATAACATCACCGAGATTGAGGCGATGCCGGCGGTTAATGGCAGTCCGCCCGCACTGAAGATCGGCCTGCGCCATGACCCGTTCATGCTCGTTGCCTTTGTGCTCAGCCCGGACACGATGAAGCCGACCAATGACTTTCGCACCTATCTTGAAATCAAGAACAACACCTTCATCATCCATGAGTGGGCAGAGAAAGGTCTGCTGGTGGTCAACGGCAACTATCTCCTGCGGACACCCCAGATCAACCATTTTGTCAACCGGATTGCGGTTGACGAGGCAGAGGCGCTCATCTTCAGAAACAAAATCCGCGGAGTATAATTTTCTCCGGTAATTTCCGGATTGCTCCAGAATCGTTACCAATCAATCTTGCCTTTCCGTCCGGGTTTTTTAACATTCAGCTGATGGTGGTTCACGAGCATGCCCGGCGTCAGGGGCGCAGCCTGCTGCTTTCGATTCTGCTCAACCTCGGATTTGCCCTGTTTGAACTGCTCGCCGGGATTTTTGCCAATTCGCTGGTGCTGGTTGCCGGTGCGCTCCATGATGCCGGGGATGCGGTGGCGCTGGTGCTATCCTGGCTCGGGCTCCGGCTTTCACTCCTGCCGCCGGACCGGCGCCGGACCTTCGGTTATCGCAAGGTGCGGATCCTTGTTGCCTTTGTCAATGCGCTCGCCCTGGCGGTCTTCACCGTGCTGGTGGTGCGGGCGGCGATCGGTCGGGTTGTATCTCCGGAACCGGTGAAGAGTCCGGTTCTGATCCTGATGGCGGTCGTCGGTATTGGTATTAACGGTGCCGCGGTGCTGATATTAAGGCAGGAGCGCCACTCGCTCAACATCCGGGCGGCGATGTGGCATCTGCTGGATGACCTGCTCGGCTTTGGGGCGGTGCTTCTGGGTGGAATCGCCATCCGCGTCACCGGCCTGACGGTGATTGATCCACTCCTGTCGATTGCGGTCAGTGGTCTGGTCCTTTATGGCACCTGGCGGGTCTTCCGGGAGGCGACCAGCATTTTGATTGACTCCACACCCCGGGATCTGGATTACGAAGCGGTGCGCCGATTTATCACCTCGTTTTCTCCTGCAATCCGGGACCTGCACGATTTGCACATCTGGACGCTCGGCGAGGGGGAGCGGGCGCTGATGGCACATCTGGTGGTTACGGACGGAACGGTGAGCAGTTTTCAGCCCCTGCTTTCCAAGCTGGACTGTGCACTTCGTGACCGCTTCAATATCCGGCACATCACCTTTGAGCTGGAATGCGATGCCTGCAAATCGGGTACCGGTGTCTGTCTGAACTGACCGTTCCTGCTACCGGGTGATGATAACCGTGCCGGCTGGTTCTCTGTTTACCTGCACGAGATAGACTCCAGCAGGCAGTGGTGAACCGTCAATTCTCTTTCCGTCCCAGAACCCGTTTCTGCCATAAGCCACAACCCGGCCTGAGGCATCGGCGACCGTGATCCGGTCCTTTTCTCCAGCACCGTCAATCCGGAAAGGTCCAATGCCTGCTCCGGGCAGAACCCGGTATTTTCCGGTTCGGGGCGCGGTGGCAGGGGTAAACTCGGCAATCCCAGGATAAAGGCTTGACCAATAACAGCCGGAAGAGTCCTTCTTCAAATAGACAACGCCTGCCATTACATCAGGCAGACCGGGTAGATAGCAGACTTTGGGTCTGACACCCCAGCCGGCTGCCGCCTCATGCTCATTCATCCGCAGCGGTGTTGACCAGTTCTCCGGTTCGGCAGCAAATACCCGGGAGATAAAAATCTGATTACCCGCGCTGGAACTTTTGAGATAGGCGACGGTGACTTCGCCGGCGGTGCCATATCGCCGCGGCTGGAGATCAAAGAACCGTTCCTCTGCCTCAGGGTCGCCGGCAAGGGTCCGGACTCCGCTCCAGCTGTGACCGCCATTTGTGGAGTAGATATAGTCAATGTCCCAGTTGCCGGAGTTGTTGCGGTTCCGGGCAAAGGTACACCAGACCGTGGCAAGCGAGTCCGCAGCATTGAAGCCGGCAGCAATTGCCGGATTCTCAATCCGGTCGCCGTCAAAGGTGAACCGGTGAAAGAGCCAGTTTCCGGGTTCAAGCCGGTTACGGTTAATCCACAAAAGCAGGGTGTCCCGGTTCGGTCCGGCAACACCGGCAAAATAGACATACCTGCCTGTGCCACCCGCAAGGTAAAGGTTGCGCGCCGGCTGATAAAAGGAGTCAATCGGCGGGAAAAAGTCCCAGCCATAATCGGTGCTGCGCTGGAAAAACAGCCGGGGACGGGTTGAGCCGGGTGTGGTGTCAGAAACCGCAATGTAGATGTAATGCTGGGCACCCGGATGGTCGGTACAGCCGGCAAACTCATGGCAGGGCAGTTCATCAGGACCGAAGTTCATAAAGCAGGACCAGGAGTTGAACAGGCGTTCCCTTACCATCGCCAATGAATTCGGGTAATCCTCCACGTAATTAAAAAGGCAATAAAACGCTGCACTGTCACCATCGCCGATAAATGAAAATACCCTGGCGAGTGTGGTGTCAGAACTGGTTCCCCCGCCTGTTTCGATCCATGTCTGTCCCAGGTCAGTGGAGTAATATTCATAATCCCTTGACCGGATGTTTACAGCCACAAACATAAGCACCGTGTCGTGGTAAATAGTGCAGACATCGCCGGCAACGGTAAAGTCTGCTCCTCCGGAGTGAATCAGGACATCGGCCTGGGCGGGCAGACTGATACAGATGATTGCAATCAGGGTTCTGACAAAATGGTGGGACATACCTGCCTCCCGGTTTGAATTTCCTGTATGATTATAATCCTGAATCCGGTTTTGTCAACCGGGTAGCAGTGGAAGTTGGGCAGCACGCAGTTGGTCATGTTAAAGGCGAATTCTGCCAGTCTGTGGTGTTCGGTTTTTCCGGTGGATTTGAGCCGGAGCTGAAAGCCGGTCTCGGTCCGGACACAGCATAAGGAAAGGGAAAGGGAAAGGGAAAGGGATAGGGATAGGGATAGGGATAGGGGAACTGCCCGGGGTGCGCCTTAAATTTAAGCTGCGGATGGAAACAGGTTGGCAGGATATTGATAAACTGTAACTTCCATGAACGGTTCAGAATCGGGGCCGGCTGGTGGTGTTAAATCTGCGTCAGCTGCTGGATCTAACTGTTATAGGGGAGTCCGGCGCAGGCGCAAAGAGTTGGTGACCACATTCACCGAGGAGAGTGCCATCGCTGTTTCAGCAATTACCGGGTGCAGGAGACCGAGCATCGCCAGTGGAATCGCCAGCAGGTTGTAAAAGAGCGCCCAGAACAGGTTCTGCCGGATCTTTCTGAAGGTGGCGCGGGAGAGCCGGACCGCTGCGACAACAGCGTTGAGATCACCCCGGACAAGTGTCACATCGCTGGCAGCGATGGCAATTTCGGTGCCGGTGCCGATTGCGATCCCGACATCTGCCGCCTTGAGTGCCGGGGCATCGTTGATGCCGTCTCCGACCATGGCGATGGTGCGGTATTTTTCCTTCAGCTGGCTCAGCAGTTTAAGTTTGTCCTGAGGCAGGAGTTCGGCGTAGATCTGCTCAATGCCTGCCTGACGGGCAATCGCCTCTGCGGTCTGCCTGCTGTCACCGGTGAGCATCACCGGCACAATGCCCAGTTCCTTCAGTCCGGCAATCACTGCCGGGACTTCGGGTTTGAGTTCATCAGCGAGGATGAGCATACCGAGCGGTCTGGAATCCAGGGCAACGAACAGCATCGTGCCCGGTCTGCCTTGGTGGTGCCGGACAAGCGTTTCCAGTCCGGTAGTGTCAATTCCGTGCTGCTGGAGAAGGGTGAGTCTGCCTGCCAGAGCCGGCCTGCCCGCAACCGTCCCGCTGATTCCCAGTCCGGGCAGGGTGGTGATGTTTTCTGGGGAAGGCAGTTTCAGGTTTTCTTTTTCTGCCTGCTGGACAATCGCCCGCGCCAGCGGGTGCTCAGACCCCTTTTCCAGTGCGGCGGCGGTCCTCAGCAGTTCCTGCGGGTCAACACCGGGCAGGGGAATTACCTCCTGAACCCGCGGTCTTCCCAGGGTCAGCGTGCCGGTCTTATCCAGGCAGAGCGCCCTGACATCCTTCAGGCGCTGAAGCGCGGCGCCGGAGCGGAAGATGATTCCCCGCCGTGCCGCCATGCCGGTGGCAACCATCAGTGCGGTCGGGGTGGCAAGACCCAGGGCACACGGGCAGGCGATGACCAGCACCGCAACTCCGGCAAAGAGCGCCAGTGAGAGCCGGGAAAGTTCCGGATTGACCCAGGGAAGCAGGGTGTGTGCCCAGCGTAGGAAGGGCTGGAATGCGGGTGCAAAGGCAAACCAGACCAGACCGGTGACCAGGGCAAGGAGCAAGATTACCGGCACAAAACGGGCGGTGATGCGGTCTGCCAGCGCCTGCACCGGAATCTTTTTCAGCTGTGCTTGTTCCACGAGCCGGATCACCTGTGCCAGAAATGTGTCTTGACCGACCCGGCGGACCGCAACCTTGATAAAGCCGTTGGTGTTAATCGTCGCACCAATTACCTCGTCCCCCGGATTCTTCACCACCGGCAGCGGTTCACCGGTTGCCATCGACTCGTCAATCTCGGTGGTGCCTTCAATGATGATGCCGTCGGTCGGAATCTTTTCGCCGGGCCGGATGAGCATGATGTCGCCGGGCTTGAGCCGGCTGATCGGCACTTCAGTCTCCACATCGTCCATCAGAATCCTTGCGGTCCGGGCGCCAAGTGAGAGCAGTTGCCGGATGGCACCCGCTGCCCTGCCCTTTGCCCGTGCCTCAAGATACCTGCCGGTAAGATAGATTGCCACGAGCATTCCCGCGACTCTGCCCAGATTTTCCACCTCCATGCCGGCAAGGACAAACACCGAGGAGACCAGTGCGGCGATGGTGCCCAGTGCGATCAGGACATCCATGGTTGCCGCGCGGTTCCGAATTGAGCCGAATGCTGTTTTCAGCGTATGCCAGCCCGGGAGGAAAAGAACAGCTGCGCCCAGCACAAATTCAATTGCGGTCATCAGTTTCATCGGCAGGTGAACCAGCCGGGCAAGATGGAGCACCATCAGCACCATTGCGGGCAGAACCAGCAGCCAGGCGCCCAGCATCCGGTTTTTTGCCCGCCGGAGTTCACCTGCGATTACTGCCGATTCATCTTCAGTCCGTTCCCGGACATCATAGCCGGCATTGATGATCGCCCGCTTCAGCTCCTCGGGCGGGGTGAGCTTGGGGTCATACTGAACTACCGCTTCTTCCGAGGCGAAGTTTACCTGAGCGATTTTCACTCCGGGCAGGCGGTTGAGCGCCTTTTCAAGCGTTACCGCACAGCCGGCGCAGGACATCCCGCTGATGCCCAGCACCGCAGTTTCGGTATTGACAATTTCGGGCTTGGGCGGTGTCGGGGTTTCAGTGGAATGCGGTTCAGTTGCTGGCGAACTGAGAAATTTTTCCGGGTCGGACTGGAATTTCTTCAGACAGGCGGTCGAGCAGAAATAGTAGGTTTGACCATTATAATCCCATTTTCCCGCTTCCTCGCCTTCCTTCACCGTCATCCCGCAGACCGGATCGATGTGCTGATGGGGCTCATGTTCCATAACTGTTAGACCCGAGCCGGGCTTGGGTAGGTGCGGGCTAAAGAGAGGAAAAGCTGAAGGTTATTTGCGAACGGTGTGTATTTGAAAAATCCCAATCGAATTTTAAACGGACTCGGCGGGCGGAAGCGAAAAAAGACGATTTTAAGATTTTTCTGGCGGCAAATTATTTATATTTTCTCAATCTCTCAATTTCTTGTCTTATTTCCTCAATAACTTCGGTGTTATAAATTTTCTTTTTATCACCGTCCTTTATTGAAATCACATAGAAAACTCTTCCACCATATTTTGCAGTAAATTTTTTATGCGTCGCTTCTTGAATTTTTTTCTCATTTATAATTTGTGTAATAAAAGCGTAACCAGCTGGCTTTATTTGCAACCCTATATATTTGTCTTTTATTCTTATATAAAAATCAACATTGAATAATCTATCCCATTCATCCGGCGCTGGTTCAATTTTTACCCCTAAAATATTTTGAAGTTGCTCATAAATTGTTTTCTTTTCCGTCATATAACCGTCGAAGGTACGGTTTATAACAAGATTGATTACATAATTGATACAATCTTCTTCGGTAATTTCATCAATTTCTGCCCGTAAAACTTCTGTTATTTTAACATAAAGTTTCTTGCCTATTTCAATTAAATGTTCTTTAGGGTAAACATTTTTGAAATAGTATTCTTCCCACTCTTTAACTGTCTTGGGGGAGCATTTTCTTATTTCATCAGAAACCGCACCAACCATTCGTTTTTTCTGAAGTCCCCAACGATTTATTGCACTATTTAAAATCCATTCTTTAGCCATAAATTTGCTGTTTTAATTTA
This is a stretch of genomic DNA from candidate division WOR-3 bacterium. It encodes these proteins:
- a CDS encoding VWA domain-containing protein, whose product is MQFLYPSFLLLLPLGLIPVLIHIFTRLRLQRRGFPSLALLESVRRERWSWFRLREILLLVLRTLFLLLIPLALSRPRLESRLPFRLGSDRMLLILDHSYSMAYGNRWQQALESARRIIHSSSRPMLILSSQPDTVISGRNTLLALLDTLSASALAPTLEPALSRAAGLYRQTPMPVITITDLQARAVPENIPIPGGQLQIINLGSNRFDNAGITGITYDRRQLRIRIFNYGRTPVIRTVRLKLEGYQEEKVVNIPARSAVFAEFSLPSDLRHHYSGIVELSSDSLTLDDRRFFALATPSRLSVPIFVSAENQGKYLQLALATDTLQFLPLLLNISALRRTDLTRYQTIIIADAGALRPADWERLDFYLNSGGSALLCAPSLTNGSIPLPLRYEGQVSHLGFITPAEVDTTHPVLSGLRTVDLNAVRVYYHSRITGGRTLIRLASRDPLVIELPEKNLLIWTFAPVPEATDLVYRAAFVPLLYQTLKYLTGRNRQNEWQTGDTVLLAVDNAEPLRLLTPAGEKTVFPEPGGIKPVVKIIDTRLPGIYRLENGQYYEFAVNPLPEEGDLTPAPLEPLIRNGIKIYPPRLYSAGELTGPLLYFAGILLALEFLLLGFESYRKTPVRK
- a CDS encoding M20 family metallo-hydrolase; protein product: MWGKSAFEKICQEIDRLVPAMIEMQSRLCALPAISPKSGGEGEKARADYFRGVLESWGLAVEELRAPDPLAPCGYRPNLIVRLPRKKSGPVLWVMTHLDVVPPGPRELWQSDPFVARVEADRIYGRGVEDNQQEMVASIFALRALLNLGLVPSLPVALMLVADEETGSEFGVDWLLKNYQLCAADDLVVVPDAGNEDGTLLEIAEKSILWLKFTTYGRQAHGSTPHHGNNAHRAGAYLLVRLDQKLHEHFNARDELFSPPYSTIEPTKKETNVPNINTIPGEDVFYFDMRILPCYPLESVMAKVKEVVSGIEQEFKVRIRVDVEQQAQAAPATPPDAPVVRLLAEAVRTVYKKEPFTRGIGGGTVAAFFRRQGIPAVVWGRNAGQAHKPNEFCLIENMAGNAKVYAYLYGSQV
- a CDS encoding DUF58 domain-containing protein, with the translated sequence MRPSGTSLLKPELIARLKGIDFKARLVVEGFLSGLHRSPYKGFSVEFAEYRQYMPGDELKRIDWRVYGRTGRFFVREYEEETNLRAYLVLDASASMNYPATGYTKLDYGRWLAASLALLLNRQKDSTGLVTFSGKIDRYIPPRATGAHLRVLFRELENLKPGGETDISTTLHELAERIRRRGLVILISDLWDDATAVVAALRHFRARKHELLVFHLFHPDEATLGFSNPVLLRDLETGQEITVDPRQIQYQYQDRFNRRCEYFRRACAETRVDYQSLSTATPFEEALFTYLERRRRLH
- a CDS encoding prolyl oligopeptidase family serine peptidase — translated: MSTTIGSLILCLVLTVGNQLSGSIADTIKISRWLVCGPFSVGTREGITEVIDDPTQLKPVAGESLPSGLVLGGTAIWREVTADADGWFRTDYPDVQWDTIQNYYGISGLVAVGYAYAEFYSPRQARALAAATRIGSFLLNGKTYLGDIYGNNWFRTPVIIDSGINRVILRLSGYGDQQVRFMLLPVPAPLIPVTQDITAPDLIADSALTVWFGIPLLNTTAEMFNHVILKMKIDTFLIADTIIDRIPALGVKKPAIFVRIPALPYDTSGYKLVLTVKWADFELSETTLLRSRRINQPHKRTFVSRIDSSCQYYAILYPSNYDPAQNYGLILSLHGAGVEASGLAECFQPKDWAFVVCPTNRRPYGFDWQDWGRLDAIEVLKEACNSLPVDPDRIYLTGHSMGGHGTWHIGLTHPDLFAAIAPAAGWPSFPLYVPNFLQRSIIFAEPSKLAIREMAARPDNTPAFLENACNLPVFILHGSEDDNVPPIHGRTFALWLKSLGYEYVYKEVPGVKHWWNYPDGTVCVDDGQLMTFLKTRKRQNTPRYIRFRTADINHSGKAYWVRIDRVAVVGRDAFIEATLIDSTLKISTVNITQLTIDQKKLKIAGSRLRVKIDGQELDLPISGKDITLHRDKNGWHPGICRKGSITSKKPGLYGPAKEVLFSPFAIVYGTRNPDLTPFLHHSAVQEGLRWWLIANGTTEVYADTELLPSNRNLVLLGSDEDNIQTARIGRSLPIRIKNGRMLFNHVDLGESLAAIVTYPNPLNPQQLVLCRFGTDSSATKLSLFWNLIGSGTAIPDFIIFDRRVRRFGWNGVRAAGFFSSDWQIEPASCFVEK